In the genome of Rhodamnia argentea isolate NSW1041297 chromosome 3, ASM2092103v1, whole genome shotgun sequence, one region contains:
- the LOC115726294 gene encoding uncharacterized protein LOC115726294 isoform X1, which translates to MSNFGITQRPSSISPSTPQMETPHAPKARPLNNVKLAFPFGLPATPEAAAARIIKNLSHFSLFYALFLWVGLSISLVPQRRYSLLLLMATTIIANQYLIMLRLMPSSICMNKALDKTLVLVPVAIVTAVGLILTQAAIHLFATLGIGLPVILVHAVLWREGGFVNEEASAPGELAPLVDAVQSV; encoded by the exons ATGTCCAACTTTGGAATCACTCAGAGACCATCCTCCATCTCTCCATCAACTCCCCAAATGGAAACTCCCCACGCGCCTAAAGCGCGACCCCTGAACAACGTCAAGCTCGCGTTCCCGTTCGGCCTCCCGGCCACCCCGGAAGCCGCCGCCGCCCGGATCATCAAGAACCTCTCCCACTTCAGCCTGTTCTACGCCCTTTTTCTGTGGGTCGGCTTGTCCATAAGCCTCGTGCCGCAGCGCAGGTactcgctgctgctgctgatggcCACGACCATCATCGCTAACCAGTACCTTATCATGCTGCGGCTGATGCCGAGCTCCATTTGCATGAACAAAGCTCTCGACAAGACGCTCGTCCTGGTGCCCGTGGCGATTGTCACGGCCGTGGGGCTCATCCTGACGCAGGCCGCGATCCACCTTTTCGCGACTCTGGGGATCGGACTACCGGTCATTTTGGTTCACGCGGTGCTTTGGAGGGAGGGCGGGTTCGTAAACGAGGAAGCTTCTGCTCCTGGTGAATTGGCTCCTCTAGTAGACGCTGTT CAATCGGTTTAA
- the LOC115726294 gene encoding uncharacterized protein LOC115726294 isoform X2 translates to MSNFGITQRPSSISPSTPQMETPHAPKARPLNNVKLAFPFGLPATPEAAAARIIKNLSHFSLFYALFLWVGLSISLVPQRRYSLLLLMATTIIANQYLIMLRLMPSSICMNKALDKTLVLVPVAIVTAVGLILTQAAIHLFATLGIGLPVILVHAVLWREGGFVNEEASAPGELAPLVDTVQSV, encoded by the exons ATGTCCAACTTTGGAATCACTCAGAGACCATCCTCCATCTCTCCATCAACTCCCCAAATGGAAACTCCCCACGCGCCTAAAGCGCGACCCCTGAACAACGTCAAGCTCGCGTTCCCGTTCGGCCTCCCGGCCACCCCGGAAGCCGCCGCCGCCCGGATCATCAAGAACCTCTCCCACTTCAGCCTGTTCTACGCCCTTTTTCTGTGGGTCGGCTTGTCCATAAGCCTCGTGCCGCAGCGCAGGTactcgctgctgctgctgatggcCACGACCATCATCGCTAACCAGTACCTTATCATGCTGCGGCTGATGCCGAGCTCCATTTGCATGAACAAAGCTCTCGACAAGACGCTCGTCCTGGTGCCCGTGGCGATTGTCACGGCCGTGGGGCTCATCCTGACGCAGGCCGCGATCCACCTTTTCGCGACTCTGGGGATCGGACTACCGGTCATTTTGGTTCACGCGGTGCTTTGGAGGGAGGGCGGGTTCGTAAACGAGGAAGCTTCTGCTCCTGGTGAATTGGCTCCTCTAGTA GATACTGTTCAATCGGTTTAA
- the LOC115726294 gene encoding uncharacterized protein LOC115726294 isoform X3, producing MSNFGITQRPSSISPSTPQMETPHAPKARPLNNVKLAFPFGLPATPEAAAARIIKNLSHFSLFYALFLWVGLSISLVPQRRYSLLLLMATTIIANQYLIMLRLMPSSICMNKALDKTLVLVPVAIVTAVGLILTQAAIHLFATLGIGLPVILVHAVLWREGGFVNEEASAPGELAPLVDAVQSV from the exons ATGTCCAACTTTGGAATCACTCAGAGACCATCCTCCATCTCTCCATCAACTCCCCAAATGGAAACTCCCCACGCGCCTAAAGCGCGACCCCTGAACAACGTCAAGCTCGCGTTCCCGTTCGGCCTCCCGGCCACCCCGGAAGCCGCCGCCGCCCGGATCATCAAGAACCTCTCCCACTTCAGCCTGTTCTACGCCCTTTTTCTGTGGGTCGGCTTGTCCATAAGCCTCGTGCCGCAGCGCAGGTactcgctgctgctgctgatggcCACGACCATCATCGCTAACCAGTACCTTATCATGCTGCGGCTGATGCCGAGCTCCATTTGCATGAACAAAGCTCTCGACAAGACGCTCGTCCTGGTGCCCGTGGCGATTGTCACGGCCGTGGGGCTCATCCTGACGCAGGCCGCGATCCACCTTTTCGCGACTCTGGGGATCGGACTACCGGTCATTTTGGTTCACGCGGTGCTTTGGAGGGAGGGCGGGTTCGTAAACGAGGAAGCTTCTGCTCCTGGTGAATTGGCTCCTCTAGTAGACG CTGTTCAATCGGTTTAA